Below is a genomic region from Armatimonadota bacterium.
TCGAACTTGAAGGGACCGGTTCCGATCATCTGTTGAACCGTCGCCATATCCTTCATTCCGTCAGGCAGGGCCTCTTTTGCGTAAACGTACGCACACGCATAGGTTAGCTTTCCGAGGAAGTATGGGCGTGGCTTGTCAATAGTGACTTCGAAGGTGTAATCATCAACGACCTTGGCTCCAGTGATCTCCTTCGATTTCCCGGCTAGCTTGTCTCTCAGGCCAACGATGTCGGACATGTACGTTTCGGCAGTACTTGAGCCGTAGTCACGAGTTCCGACCCTCTCCCAGCACCACTTGAAATCAGCAGCTTTGAGTTCACGACCGTTATGGAACTTCACGCCCTTCTTGATGTGAAACACATATGTTTTGCCCCCATTGGTGATGTCCCACTTCTCAGCCAAGTTCGGCTGAACGGTATTGTCCTCGCCCCATTTGACGAGACCCTCGAAGACTTGCTGGCACACATCGATGGTGTCGCCATCCTGGACCTTGCCTGGATCGAGTGAGGTTGGGTTAGTTGGGAGTGGGTATCGGAAAACTCCAGCCCTCCCTTCTCCGCCGCGCGAGCTGAAACCGCCGCTGCCGCCCGAACCCGAACCGCAACCGACGAGGGCAATCGAAATTGCACCAATGACCAAGAGACCGAATGCTCGCATCTTAACGAGCATTTTACTTGAACTTAGGTGCCGCTGGTTCCGAATGCCAGAGACTCCATGAGATGGCTTCGTGCTTTCAGCGGAGCCTCGCAGATGTTGAGCCAGAATGGCTGAAGGGCATTAAGCGTCTCATCTACAAACTTGAGTCCAGGAGGAGGCTCATCCAGTCCGACAAGCGCATTGAGACCATAAAGAACTTCCGCCCGGACAATGAAACGGTCTGAGTATTCACCGGCTACCTCGCGGCAGATATAGCCGCCTGCCTGGGGCGACACCATCGCTTCGGCTTCCTTCACCTCCACCCCGCTTAAGACACAGGAGGCGAAGCTTGGAAGGAATCCGGTTTCGGCAAGAAGTGCGACTTCCGCCCAAGCCAAAGCGACTTTGGGCTTGGGGTGCTTCTCGATGGCGCCAAGAGCCTTGAAGCAGAGCTCATAGACTTCCTCGATCGGGTCTTCGTAGGGTGCAACATACGAAACAATCTCTGCCCATGCTAACGCGAGCGTGAGCCGCTCGTAGTCCTGTCGCAATCCGCGAAACGCGGCAATTGGCTGGGCTTGCTGGATGAACTTCTGGTGCCGACCATTGGCGAAGGTGAGCTGAGCTACAGAAAGCGGTTCACTCACCGAGCGAAGTCGCGAAGTCGGCTTGCGGGCGCCCTTTGCCACCAAGTCGATCTTGCCAAGTTCCCGCGTAAAGCAAACGAGACGCCGGTCAGATTCACCGGCGTCTCGTCGTCTCAGCACAATGGCTTCGACCGTGTGCTCCATTACATTCCGATATGCAGGATTCGTTTCATCAAGAACTCGTCCCAGATGAAGTACATCCGGTCGATAACCAGCGAGAACCGCATCATAACCGTGCTTCCGAAGATCGCG
It encodes:
- the recO gene encoding DNA repair protein RecO, whose amino-acid sequence is MEHTVEAIVLRRRDAGESDRRLVCFTRELGKIDLVAKGARKPTSRLRSVSEPLSVAQLTFANGRHQKFIQQAQPIAAFRGLRQDYERLTLALAWAEIVSYVAPYEDPIEEVYELCFKALGAIEKHPKPKVALAWAEVALLAETGFLPSFASCVLSGVEVKEAEAMVSPQAGGYICREVAGEYSDRFIVRAEVLYGLNALVGLDEPPPGLKFVDETLNALQPFWLNICEAPLKARSHLMESLAFGTSGT